Proteins encoded within one genomic window of Columba livia isolate bColLiv1 breed racing homer chromosome 1, bColLiv1.pat.W.v2, whole genome shotgun sequence:
- the LOC135578490 gene encoding collagen alpha-1(III) chain-like — MDGDFSLGGVIYCIEKELKSGSSISSFIPSAVTDTQRTPGQLTWAQPFTAPFICLSPIEEPSAGDRDAEHLRPPRLPRPPARAARAPREARTPDGRLDALLPGPHHGQRATRSSLPIRTSAAPRKRGPDTSGSSAPRGARSISSDAAEPRPGPPCSRARWREATNAPLRPPRLPRGAQRRPAALGTGKAVRRRRPRPPRTRHGEPAPPGAGQGRAAPRPAGPLGRPREVTPPLTTPPPPPGRPRPRRRTPARPSPEGSQPLPPPGDPRPRPEAVPDPAGSGPGTHGRGESRGRAASPRPTGAARGKVTDPRSPPGSIKRRGPAHRRHGNKRVSLPPASGSSGGAGRGAGPRPRRRRAYRGPSCSSPIEDAARRDPPSPAARGALSRDRRSAGGEGVGGDRRLRRREGRGAVGANNGCSAALGLGGALGAARCLRGEGGGRAPGSGGGGGGGGGGGSARQEGESLVPAGEATGAGQASAPPLLPPPPPALPAPVPSPSLPNSVAAFPPPPLPSSFLPSPAAAGRGRRGRADGPWVERGVRGPCALRRASGGRFTGASSWPAAGRRGRPRDAEVSTAAASRSGSPPGWGEQRRGGRCSIAPLRSPRGAAGHGWARPERQRAARLEQRGGRSSGEAGGAGCPAPRFSPVFPAGNRSAYLAAAVQPGRGVTLRAVDAGLRVGGSAAAGSGAATPSRTPRPGRAGTPRPRSPRRAGAHTPRIKVVLSPRRPPG, encoded by the exons ATGGATGGGGATTTTTCACTGGGGGGTGTGATCTACTGCATCGAAAAAGAACTGAAATCAGGGTCTTCTATTTCCAGTTTCATTCCCAGCGCTGTTACTGACACCCAGCGTACCCCCGGACAGCTCACTTGGGCTCAGCCGTTCACAGCCCCATTTATATGTCTCTCTCCAATCGAAGAGCCTTCGGCTGGAGACAGAGACGCTGAACACCTGCGGCCCCCACGCCTTCCCCGGCCTCCTGCGAGAGCTGCCAGGGCTCCCCGGGAAGCGCGCACGCCTGATGGGAGGCTGGACGCGCTGCTCCCCGGTCCTCACCACGGGCAGCGAGCCACACGCTCGTCCCTGCCGATCCGGACCTCGGCGGCCCCGCGCAAAAGGGGACCCGACACCTCCGGCAGCAGCGCGCCCCGGGGCGCCCGATCCATCTCCTCGGACGCAGCGGAGCCCCGCCCGGGCCCGCCGTGCTCCCGCGCCCGCTGGCGAGAAGCCACCAACGCGCCGCTGAGGCCCCCGCGGCTCCCACGGGGAGCTCAGCGCCGCCCGGCTGCCCTCGGGACAGGGAAGGCCGTGAGGCGACGCCGCCCAAGGCCTCCGCGGACCCGGCACGGCGAGCCCGCGCCCCccggggcagggcagggcagggcagcacCGCGCCCCGCCGGACCGTTAGGGCGGCCCCGCGAGGTCACGCCTCCTCTCACGACGCCCCCACCGCCCCCGGgacggccccggccccgcagaCGGACTCCCGCCCGCCCCTCTCCTGAGGGATCGCAGCCTCTCCCGCCGCCGGGGGATCCCCGCCCCCGCCCTGAGGCAGTCCCCGACCCCGCCGGCAGCGGCCCCGGCACCCACGGGCGGGGGGAGTCCCGGGGACGCGCTGCTTCGCCCCGCCCCACGGGAGCTGCTCGTGGCAAAGTCACCGACCCCCGGAGCCCGCCGGGCTCCATCAAAcgccgcggccccgcccacCGACGTCATGGAAACAAGCGCGTCAGCCTCCCGCCCGCCAGTGGCAGCAGTGGGGGGGCGGGGCGAGGCGCGGGGCCCCGCCCCCGCAGGCGCCGTGCCTATCGCggcccctcctgctcctcccccATTGAAGACGCCGCACGTCGGGACCCCCCTTCCCCGGCCGCGCGAGGAGCCCTGTCACGTGACCGGCGCTCCGCAGGCGGCGAGGGGGTCGGCGGGGACCGGCGGCTGCGGCgccgggaggggaggggggcggTGGGAGCGAACAA CGGTTGCTCTGCGGCGCTGGGGCTCGGCGGCGCGCTTGGCGCTGCCCGGTGCCTgcggggggaaggaggcgggagggccccggggagcggcggcggtggcggcggcggtggcggcggcgggagcgcccGCCAGGAAGGCGAATCGCTGGTTCCTGCCGGTGAGGCGACGGGGGCGGGGCAGGCGTCCGCGCcccccctccttcctcctcctcccccggCGCTCCCCGCGCCGGtgccctctccttccctccccaatTCGGTCGCCGCTTTTCCCCCGCCCCCTCTCCCgtcctccttcctcccttcccccgcGGCCGCagggcgggggcggcgcggcaGGGCCGACGGGCCGTGGGTAGAGCGGGGAGTGCGGGGACCTTGTGCGCTTCGGCGAGCGAGCGGCGGCAGGTTCACGGGCGCCTCGTCCTGGCCTGCGGCTGGGCGGCGAGGTCGGCCCCGCGACGCCGAGGTAAGCACGGCGGCGGCGTCTCGGAGCGGATCTCCTCCCGGCTGGGGTGAGCAGCGGCGCGGCGGCAGGTGCAGCATTGCTCCGCTTCGCTCcccccgcggggctgcgggccATGGCTGGGCTCGCCCGGAGAGGCAGCGGGCGGCGCGGTTGGAGCAGCGGGGCGGCCGCAGCAGCGGAGAGGCTGGCGGGGCTGGGTGCCCCGCTCCCCGTTTTTCGCCGGTTTTCCCCGCAGGTAACCGGAGCGCGTACCTGGCCGCCGCCGTTCAGCCAGGGCGCGGCGTGACCTTGAGGGCAGTGGATGCGGGGCTGAGGGTCGGCGGGAGTGCAGCCGCCGGGAGCGGCGCCGCCACACCGTCGCGGACCCCGCGGCCGGGCAGGGCCGGCACGccgcggccccgcagcccccggcgggcgggcgcgcACACGCCGCGGATTAAGGTGGTGCTCAGCCCTCGCCGCCCGCCGGGTTAA